Proteins encoded by one window of Bacillus sp. DTU_2020_1000418_1_SI_GHA_SEK_038:
- a CDS encoding ATP-binding protein has translation MHTRNTKLKLTIFLIYFIFTVVPSLIISFLLTVQKMEFYENEHKEEAHRSADLHTKSIDNFIGETSGRLEMLATIIKVHNFSLNHIDEVLKETHKQDDRFSGFYWSNPKGDILISSISPFTPVNVSDRQYFQNAIEFENTSISGAHLGRITGKNIITIATPVMENKRLFGVLLASINLSQLEANLSTLLNNEEIVISDHNGRTIIQAGSLHTNDKHVMNELNLDRLPWTLTASISYDDKHLRLTAFLNYFFVAFIFTNILLLLIYNFRLKWKAKLEKEQYEFQKMELIGNLAASTAHEIRNPLTGISGLIKLLGEEYHDKKAQNYFEVIQIEIERINSIVSELLFLGRPTVYTYKTYNINEILKEIEPILQSEANYMNVQLTISYSANDPHISCVKDHLKQVILNLSKNSLHAMPNGGKLTISIESNSANCIIYVKDTGIGIPNEELEKIFHPFFTKKKDGSGIGLTVCKRIIDSYNGSISIESTLNVGTQVKMMIPLERNNKEDIS, from the coding sequence ATGCATACTCGAAACACTAAACTAAAGTTAACAATATTCCTCATTTATTTTATCTTCACAGTAGTGCCTTCACTAATAATCAGCTTTTTATTGACGGTACAAAAAATGGAGTTTTATGAAAATGAACATAAAGAGGAGGCTCACAGAAGTGCAGACCTTCATACAAAGAGCATCGACAACTTTATAGGTGAAACCTCTGGCCGCCTAGAAATGCTGGCTACGATAATAAAGGTACATAACTTTAGTTTAAACCATATAGATGAGGTATTGAAGGAAACCCATAAACAAGATGATCGGTTTTCCGGCTTTTATTGGTCTAATCCAAAAGGAGATATTTTAATTAGCTCAATCTCTCCTTTTACCCCCGTAAATGTAAGTGATCGCCAATATTTCCAGAATGCGATCGAATTCGAAAACACGAGTATATCTGGAGCACATCTTGGAAGAATTACAGGAAAAAATATTATCACAATAGCTACTCCTGTTATGGAGAATAAACGGCTCTTTGGCGTATTGCTTGCAAGTATCAATTTAAGTCAATTAGAGGCTAATTTATCTACCCTTTTGAATAATGAAGAAATCGTCATATCTGACCATAACGGAAGGACCATCATTCAAGCTGGTTCTTTACATACAAATGATAAACATGTCATGAATGAATTAAACTTGGACCGTCTACCGTGGACATTAACAGCAAGCATCAGCTATGATGATAAGCATTTACGCCTAACCGCCTTTTTAAATTACTTTTTTGTAGCCTTTATTTTTACCAATATCCTCTTGCTCTTAATCTACAATTTCCGCTTAAAATGGAAGGCGAAATTAGAGAAAGAACAGTATGAGTTTCAGAAGATGGAACTGATTGGCAATCTTGCAGCGAGCACAGCCCATGAAATTAGAAATCCCCTTACAGGGATTAGCGGCTTAATAAAATTATTAGGCGAGGAATATCATGATAAAAAAGCCCAGAATTATTTCGAGGTTATCCAAATTGAAATAGAACGAATCAATTCAATCGTCAGTGAGCTGTTATTTCTAGGACGGCCTACAGTCTATACATATAAAACCTACAATATAAATGAAATATTGAAAGAGATAGAACCCATTTTACAATCTGAAGCCAATTATATGAATGTACAGCTTACAATCTCCTATTCTGCTAATGATCCACATATATCGTGCGTGAAAGATCATTTAAAACAAGTCATTCTAAATCTTAGCAAGAATTCCTTACATGCGATGCCTAACGGTGGGAAGCTAACCATTTCCATCGAAAGCAATTCAGCAAACTGTATTATTTATGTAAAAGATACCGGAATAGGGATTCCAAATGAAGAGCTCGAGAAAATATTCCATCCATTTTTCACAAAGAAAAAAGATGGCTCTGGCATCGGATTAACCGTCTGCAAACGAATAATTGATTCCTATAATGGAAGCATTTCGATTGAAAGCACGCTAAATGTGGGAACTCAGGTAAAAATGATGATTCCTTTAGAAAGGAATAACAAAGAAGATATCTCTTAA
- a CDS encoding benzoate/H(+) symporter BenE family transporter, with translation MGLPKEKQSEFLPEGSLGNGKILHDVTGENISSGLISSTLVMTGPAIIILQAAAAGGFTDQQTISWMFAVYFFGGLFGLLMALRYRIPITGGHSITGVAFLATVTAQFTYPQLIGSYVLSGLLILLIGVSGLFTKIIKWVPKEVIAAMLGGLVTGYVVELVPAVKSMPLVGGAAVLSFFICSRYLKRFPPVLAAVIVAFISLLLTEKLEPAKEIAFFLPSLQMPEFTWIGMLTVALPLAMLILSNDAAPGIGALESAHYEPPIRKIISFSGLFSIIASFFGGQSANIAGMMTAISSGPDSGPRSKRYMASIVSGVVILLFGIFAWKIVPFIQSLPQAFVSLLAGFALIGVLHSSIQMGFSENRYRLSAMAAFIVTMSGVSFLHISAPVWGLVFGAVLARTIEK, from the coding sequence GTGGGATTGCCAAAAGAAAAACAAAGTGAGTTTCTTCCGGAGGGGAGTTTGGGAAATGGAAAGATTCTTCATGACGTTACAGGAGAAAACATCTCATCGGGCTTGATTTCTAGTACATTGGTTATGACAGGGCCAGCAATTATTATATTGCAGGCTGCGGCTGCTGGAGGGTTTACAGATCAGCAGACAATAAGCTGGATGTTTGCTGTTTATTTTTTTGGAGGACTGTTTGGATTGCTTATGGCCTTGCGTTACAGGATCCCGATTACGGGAGGTCACTCTATTACGGGTGTTGCTTTTTTAGCCACGGTCACCGCACAATTTACCTACCCACAGCTAATAGGCAGTTATGTGCTTTCAGGATTACTGATTCTTTTAATCGGGGTTTCAGGACTTTTTACAAAGATTATTAAATGGGTTCCGAAAGAGGTAATAGCAGCGATGCTTGGGGGACTTGTAACTGGATATGTGGTGGAATTGGTTCCTGCTGTTAAGTCTATGCCGTTAGTAGGCGGAGCTGCGGTACTCAGTTTCTTCATTTGTTCAAGGTATTTGAAGCGGTTCCCGCCGGTTTTGGCTGCTGTCATAGTGGCATTTATTTCGCTGTTACTGACGGAGAAGCTGGAACCGGCAAAGGAAATTGCCTTTTTCCTGCCTTCTCTGCAGATGCCAGAGTTTACTTGGATCGGCATGCTGACGGTGGCGCTTCCTCTTGCCATGCTGATTTTGAGCAATGATGCTGCACCGGGAATAGGTGCTCTAGAGAGCGCTCATTATGAGCCGCCAATTCGAAAAATTATTTCCTTTAGCGGGCTATTTTCTATTATTGCAAGTTTTTTCGGCGGTCAAAGTGCCAATATTGCCGGTATGATGACAGCCATAAGTTCTGGACCCGATTCAGGTCCGCGTTCAAAAAGATATATGGCGTCGATTGTATCAGGAGTTGTCATTTTACTTTTTGGAATTTTCGCGTGGAAAATTGTTCCGTTTATTCAATCATTGCCACAAGCTTTTGTTTCCTTGCTCGCTGGATTTGCCCTGATTGGTGTTTTACATTCCAGCATTCAAATGGGATTTTCTGAGAACCGATATCGTTTAAGTGCAATGGCTGCCTTTATTGTAACGATGTCTGGTGTATCATTTTTGCATATTAGTGCACCTGTATGGGGACTTGTCTTTGGTGCGGTGCTGGCAAGAACGATTGAGAAATGA
- a CDS encoding GNAT family protein encodes MFIQTERLIIRKFTFDDWQAVYQYTSNPIVMKYIPEGIFSEEDAKEFVIKNSGDQAEKFPVLLKNENILIGHIVYEKYFGKHTYEIGWVFNPEFQNRGYASEAAKAILKYGFEDMKIHRMIATCQPENTPSYRVMEKISMRREGFFKKCIPQGNDWWDEYFYAILEEEWSHSER; translated from the coding sequence ATGTTCATACAAACAGAAAGATTAATCATCCGGAAATTTACTTTTGATGATTGGCAGGCAGTCTATCAATACACTTCTAACCCTATTGTAATGAAATATATACCAGAAGGGATTTTTTCGGAAGAGGATGCAAAGGAGTTTGTCATCAAAAATTCAGGCGATCAAGCAGAAAAATTTCCTGTCCTATTAAAGAATGAAAATATCCTAATTGGTCACATCGTTTATGAAAAATATTTTGGGAAGCATACGTATGAGATTGGCTGGGTGTTCAATCCTGAATTTCAGAATAGGGGATATGCATCAGAGGCAGCCAAAGCTATATTGAAGTATGGTTTTGAAGACATGAAGATACATAGAATGATAGCTACATGCCAGCCTGAGAATACCCCATCTTACCGTGTTATGGAGAAAATCAGCATGAGAAGAGAAGGGTTTTTTAAGAAATGTATTCCACAGGGGAATGATTGGTGGGATGAATATTTTTATGCCATATTAGAAGAAGAATGGAGCCATAGTGAACGATGA
- a CDS encoding sortase: MYQKTLMKVSGGLVTLGLFVLLFPFFQLGYSKAMSQVLQEEAQSLFIQENSSAEPSQEITGDLQAVQEAITTMNETETILKIYQTGLFPEPAPELTIKRQTGEIIGMLSIPHLRIQEAILEGTGQKELAKAPGHLPDSVLPGQIGTSIVAAHNTSIFRHLDQLKKGMEFTVTTEQGVFTFSVTGQRILSVNDSLPNMAYPAIALETCYPLDALYLTDKRLFVEAALIKSELKQK, from the coding sequence ATGTATCAAAAAACACTTATGAAGGTATCTGGAGGATTAGTAACTTTAGGTCTATTTGTCCTCCTTTTCCCTTTTTTTCAATTAGGCTATTCGAAAGCTATGTCCCAAGTCTTGCAGGAAGAAGCTCAATCGCTGTTCATACAAGAAAATTCCTCAGCAGAGCCATCACAAGAAATTACCGGAGACCTACAAGCAGTACAGGAAGCAATCACCACTATGAATGAAACTGAGACTATTCTTAAAATCTATCAAACTGGATTGTTCCCTGAACCAGCCCCAGAGCTAACCATAAAACGGCAAACCGGAGAGATCATTGGGATGCTTTCCATTCCACACCTTAGGATTCAGGAAGCTATTTTAGAAGGAACTGGCCAGAAAGAGTTAGCTAAAGCCCCAGGGCATCTGCCCGATAGTGTATTACCAGGACAAATCGGAACGAGTATCGTAGCAGCACACAATACATCAATCTTTCGCCATCTAGATCAGCTGAAAAAGGGGATGGAATTTACTGTAACAACTGAACAAGGTGTGTTTACCTTTTCTGTAACAGGGCAGCGTATTTTAAGCGTTAACGATTCACTGCCCAATATGGCCTATCCAGCCATTGCACTCGAAACTTGCTATCCTTTGGATGCCCTCTATTTAACAGATAAGCGTTTATTTGTAGAAGCCGCTCTAATAAAAAGCGAATTAAAACAGAAATAA
- a CDS encoding spermidine synthase, which translates to MSNTQRVPWLSQQVKAGCKSHQLPINQKLTFEDQSINRSSRGDKWDQVGLLELLAGKHKKLYDGKSKYQDIKIVEATDIRMYLNEQLQFSSLDERIYHEAFVHIPMALTRWHERILILGGGDGLALREVLKYSDVKQVHLVDLDEKVLNIARNVPAMATMNDRAFFDKRVHVFAQDAIQFVEKSNQKYDLIIIDFPDPTVPILANLYTLELYQMLYNRLAEDGMIVCQSNSIDETPIVFWSIGRTMEAARFYTEAYHTVIPSFGDWGFHLAAKNPFSTNVGKINVTQRTLPNNINTMFSMPKGSLKYKDRAVINSKDHLVLHEIFNREVGDYT; encoded by the coding sequence ATGTCCAATACTCAGAGGGTTCCATGGTTATCCCAGCAAGTAAAAGCAGGATGTAAATCTCATCAATTACCAATAAATCAAAAATTAACATTCGAGGATCAATCCATTAACAGAAGTTCTCGTGGAGACAAATGGGATCAAGTGGGACTATTAGAATTATTAGCGGGTAAACATAAAAAGCTATATGACGGAAAGAGTAAATATCAAGATATCAAAATTGTAGAAGCGACTGATATTAGAATGTATTTGAATGAGCAGCTGCAGTTTAGTTCATTAGATGAACGGATTTATCATGAAGCCTTTGTGCACATTCCTATGGCCTTAACCCGTTGGCATGAGCGCATCTTAATACTTGGAGGCGGAGATGGTCTTGCACTGCGAGAAGTATTAAAGTATTCAGATGTTAAGCAAGTTCATTTAGTAGACTTGGATGAAAAGGTTTTAAATATTGCACGAAATGTGCCTGCAATGGCAACTATGAATGATAGGGCATTTTTTGATAAACGTGTACATGTTTTCGCACAGGATGCTATTCAATTTGTGGAAAAAAGTAATCAGAAATATGATCTTATTATTATTGATTTCCCTGATCCGACAGTACCAATATTAGCTAATTTATATACATTAGAGTTATATCAGATGCTATATAATCGATTGGCTGAAGATGGTATGATTGTATGTCAATCTAACTCCATTGATGAAACGCCAATTGTCTTTTGGAGTATTGGCAGGACAATGGAAGCTGCCCGTTTTTATACGGAAGCCTATCATACTGTTATCCCTTCTTTCGGTGATTGGGGCTTTCATTTAGCAGCAAAAAATCCATTCTCTACAAACGTTGGCAAAATCAATGTTACTCAACGAACCCTGCCAAACAACATAAATACTATGTTTTCTATGCCAAAGGGATCTCTCAAGTATAAAGATAGAGCAGTAATTAATAGTAAGGACCATTTAGTATTGCATGAAATTTTTAATAGAGAAGTTGGAGATTATACGTAA
- a CDS encoding sensor histidine kinase, which translates to MKNLSLLLLSSTRVLMFILLSSYYFQFAEPREGWKLSFIIGAMILFVGNHILQIFTESIRVRVFCTAVDMLLSFGFGAIFPSSGNLYLIFFGVISTTVFLFFSNRSILKWFSIAFFIMWILITLEKYYLFGSSAFSDNILNLMFIVFGAIVGSLIHNLQTARETISSQFQQLNDSHGALQNAHEQLSEYSNQVEQLTVIRERNEIAREIHDTVGHKMTALLVQLQLANEMISMDPEKSKAILSTCEQLTRDSLHEIRLSVRTLKEQDHLKVSFLHVLREMMDDFSSMTGMETVLYLDGDPSSVSLSLQPTIKRVVQEALTNAQRHGSANVCRVSIQITTEAVHIELHDNGKGTENVVPSFGLINMKERILEHGGTVQFNSAEGQGFSISIKLPNKFVQWSSAGVMK; encoded by the coding sequence TTGAAAAATTTATCTTTACTCTTGCTTTCCTCAACAAGGGTTCTCATGTTTATACTATTGAGCAGCTATTATTTTCAATTTGCAGAGCCTCGAGAAGGCTGGAAGCTTAGCTTTATTATTGGTGCGATGATTCTTTTTGTTGGAAATCATATTCTGCAAATTTTCACGGAAAGTATTAGAGTAAGAGTATTTTGTACAGCTGTTGACATGCTTTTGAGCTTTGGGTTTGGGGCTATATTTCCGTCTAGTGGCAATCTATATTTAATATTCTTTGGTGTGATTTCAACAACCGTCTTTTTATTTTTCTCAAATCGAAGCATTTTAAAATGGTTTTCGATCGCCTTTTTCATCATGTGGATTCTGATTACCCTTGAAAAATATTATTTATTCGGGTCATCTGCATTTTCCGATAATATATTAAATTTGATGTTCATCGTATTTGGGGCGATTGTCGGGAGCCTAATCCACAATTTACAGACAGCAAGAGAAACGATTAGCAGTCAGTTCCAGCAGCTAAATGACTCCCATGGCGCGCTGCAGAATGCTCATGAGCAGTTAAGTGAATATTCCAATCAAGTGGAACAATTAACCGTTATTCGGGAACGAAATGAAATTGCACGTGAGATTCATGATACAGTCGGCCATAAAATGACAGCCTTGCTCGTACAGCTGCAATTAGCGAATGAAATGATTTCGATGGATCCAGAAAAAAGCAAAGCCATATTAAGCACATGTGAGCAACTGACTCGCGACTCTCTTCATGAAATTCGCTTATCTGTTCGGACATTGAAGGAACAGGACCACCTGAAAGTATCCTTTCTGCATGTTTTGCGTGAGATGATGGATGATTTTTCAAGTATGACAGGGATGGAAACAGTATTGTATTTAGATGGAGATCCTTCTTCTGTTTCCCTTTCTTTACAGCCAACAATCAAAAGAGTCGTACAGGAAGCATTAACGAATGCACAGCGGCACGGTTCAGCAAATGTATGTCGCGTATCGATTCAGATTACGACTGAAGCAGTCCATATCGAATTGCACGATAATGGAAAGGGTACTGAAAATGTAGTCCCAAGCTTTGGGCTTATCAATATGAAGGAACGCATTTTAGAGCATGGAGGGACAGTACAATTTAATAGTGCGGAAGGACAAGGATTTTCGATTTCTATTAAACTTCCAAATAAATTTGTACAATGGAGCTCAGCAGGGGTGATGAAATGA
- a CDS encoding LysE/ArgO family amino acid transporter, with the protein MAEAFIHGAILAFGLILPLGVQNVFIFNQGATQKQFVRALPAVITAGICDTLLILLAVMGVSIIVLNFIWIKNLLFIIGFFFLAYMGWSIWKSTTNMSDQQGGGSFSMKRQITFAASVSLLNPHAIMDTIGVIGTSSLAYLGYDKWAFAIACIGISWLWFFGLAIAGRKIGTFDTSGRFLKRMNQMSALIIWGMALYIGYQLFN; encoded by the coding sequence ATGGCTGAAGCATTTATTCATGGTGCAATCCTTGCATTTGGATTGATCCTGCCATTGGGTGTACAAAATGTATTTATATTTAATCAAGGGGCAACTCAAAAGCAGTTTGTTAGAGCATTACCGGCAGTTATTACAGCTGGAATATGTGACACGTTATTAATTCTTTTGGCTGTGATGGGGGTATCTATTATTGTCTTAAACTTCATTTGGATAAAGAATTTACTTTTCATTATTGGATTCTTTTTTTTGGCCTATATGGGTTGGTCCATTTGGAAAAGCACAACTAATATGAGCGATCAGCAAGGGGGAGGCTCGTTTTCCATGAAGCGGCAAATAACGTTTGCCGCTTCTGTATCCTTGTTGAATCCACATGCGATTATGGATACAATTGGTGTCATTGGAACAAGCTCTTTAGCATATTTGGGCTACGACAAATGGGCCTTTGCCATTGCTTGTATCGGTATTTCATGGCTGTGGTTTTTTGGTTTAGCCATTGCCGGCAGGAAAATTGGAACCTTTGATACGAGCGGACGCTTTTTAAAGAGGATGAACCAGATGTCTGCTTTAATTATATGGGGAATGGCGCTTTATATCGGATATCAGCTTTTTAATTAG
- a CDS encoding AAC(3) family N-acetyltransferase has translation MSDVKAIYQLKIPNTRASLHKDFQKLGLEKGMVVIVHSSLSSLGWVCGGPVAVIQALMDTVGEEGTIIMPTQTADNSDPAEWQNPPVPEEWWPIIREETPAYDPHFTPTTGMGKIVEAFRTFPGVKRSLHPTYSFAAWGKHAEYILSEQPLEEGFGLKSPLAKIYELDGYVLLLGAQHDSNTSLHLAEHAIINRKKVQKGTALFQNNERIWKTYEEIVYDSDPFDALGKEFEETTPINSSKIGLATCKLMKQRLLVDFGREWLQKQSS, from the coding sequence ATGAGTGACGTAAAAGCTATTTATCAATTGAAAATACCAAACACAAGAGCAAGCTTGCACAAGGATTTCCAAAAACTCGGCTTAGAAAAGGGAATGGTTGTTATTGTCCATTCATCCTTAAGTTCCCTTGGGTGGGTTTGTGGAGGACCGGTAGCAGTTATTCAAGCCCTAATGGATACTGTTGGAGAAGAGGGGACTATTATTATGCCAACTCAAACAGCGGATAATTCTGATCCTGCAGAATGGCAAAACCCTCCTGTACCAGAGGAATGGTGGCCGATTATTCGTGAGGAAACACCCGCATATGATCCACATTTCACACCAACAACGGGAATGGGGAAAATTGTTGAAGCCTTTAGAACCTTCCCAGGGGTAAAACGGAGCTTGCATCCAACGTATTCATTTGCAGCTTGGGGAAAGCATGCGGAATACATATTATCTGAACAGCCATTGGAGGAGGGCTTTGGTCTTAAATCTCCTTTAGCCAAAATTTATGAGCTAGATGGCTACGTATTATTGCTAGGCGCACAGCATGATAGCAATACTTCTTTGCATTTAGCTGAACATGCAATTATTAATAGAAAAAAGGTACAAAAGGGTACTGCACTATTCCAAAACAATGAACGTATCTGGAAAACGTATGAAGAGATTGTTTATGATTCTGATCCATTTGATGCTTTAGGGAAAGAGTTTGAAGAGACAACTCCAATTAATTCCTCCAAAATTGGTTTAGCCACGTGTAAGCTCATGAAGCAGCGTCTGCTTGTTGATTTTGGCCGCGAATGGTTACAAAAGCAAAGTAGTTAA
- a CDS encoding histidine kinase has protein sequence MRKFALVIPIMLIVAAAAMWMLKRDYSEIEYQTRVLLSGGAAVFSGVISFFLFKSGEGKN, from the coding sequence ATGAGAAAGTTTGCCTTGGTTATCCCAATTATGCTCATTGTTGCAGCGGCTGCGATGTGGATGCTTAAAAGGGATTATTCTGAAATAGAATATCAAACAAGAGTACTGTTATCAGGTGGAGCCGCCGTTTTTTCTGGGGTGATATCATTTTTCTTATTTAAATCAGGAGAAGGAAAAAACTAG
- a CDS encoding RNA polymerase sigma factor, which produces MKSKTDEELMELIVLKHRPALEELYDRYVKLVYSFSLKMSKGDTEKTKEIVQHVFLRLWTTNQTYSSSRGKFPNWLLTITRNIAIDLIRKEQKHTGTIQLESNEWGQIQDLQTEGVSQQVSKNLLKHQVQEAKQQLSEPQQRLINLLYWEGYSLSEIAELEQKPLGTIKSRLHQTLKKLRKYFNEETEGVQHGKK; this is translated from the coding sequence GTGAAATCGAAAACGGATGAAGAACTTATGGAGTTAATTGTCCTAAAGCATCGCCCTGCACTTGAAGAACTGTATGATCGCTACGTAAAGCTCGTCTACAGCTTCTCCTTAAAAATGTCAAAGGGTGATACAGAGAAAACAAAGGAAATCGTACAGCATGTTTTTCTCAGGCTTTGGACAACAAATCAAACGTATAGCTCGTCACGAGGGAAATTTCCAAATTGGCTTCTTACCATAACTAGAAACATTGCGATTGATCTCATTCGGAAAGAACAAAAGCATACAGGAACTATCCAGCTAGAATCAAACGAATGGGGACAAATTCAAGATCTACAAACAGAAGGTGTATCGCAGCAAGTTTCAAAAAATCTGTTAAAGCATCAAGTTCAAGAAGCGAAGCAACAGCTCTCAGAACCACAGCAGCGCTTAATCAATTTATTATACTGGGAAGGTTACTCCTTAAGCGAAATTGCCGAGCTTGAACAAAAACCGCTTGGGACGATAAAAAGCAGGCTTCATCAAACTCTGAAGAAGCTGCGGAAGTATTTCAATGAAGAAACGGAAGGTGTTCAGCATGGAAAAAAATAA
- a CDS encoding anti-sigma factor produces MEKNKCENLSLFITDQLSGYEQEQFEKHLNTCAHCRNEVNSFQETWQMLSYDIEETEVPDSLKDEVMNFIFVENNMQTQVNKKQSFFEQLKGMLAKHFSPLSAGIMTVLAIGLIGLLWNNLQLKESITALENKALSPAQIVRTIDLKGQDLAASASGIAYLLQEGQNTNLIIELNNMPMTENDEVYQVWLLKNGNRHNAGILKPDQNGNGLITYQLPKDHTFDDIGITLEPNTGNTQPKGQKVMGTL; encoded by the coding sequence ATGGAAAAAAATAAATGCGAAAACCTGTCTTTATTTATCACTGATCAGTTATCAGGATATGAACAAGAACAATTTGAAAAACATCTAAACACTTGTGCCCATTGTCGAAATGAAGTCAATTCCTTTCAGGAAACGTGGCAAATGCTCTCTTATGATATCGAAGAAACAGAGGTTCCTGATTCCTTAAAAGATGAGGTAATGAATTTTATTTTTGTGGAAAACAATATGCAAACACAAGTTAATAAAAAGCAAAGTTTTTTTGAACAATTAAAAGGAATGTTAGCTAAGCATTTTTCACCATTATCTGCAGGGATAATGACCGTTTTAGCAATAGGTCTAATCGGATTGCTTTGGAATAACCTGCAATTGAAAGAATCCATTACAGCATTAGAAAATAAAGCTTTATCCCCTGCACAAATTGTAAGAACGATCGATTTAAAAGGACAGGATTTAGCTGCTTCAGCAAGTGGTATTGCCTACCTTTTACAAGAAGGTCAAAACACAAATCTCATTATTGAGTTAAACAATATGCCGATGACGGAAAACGATGAAGTTTATCAAGTATGGCTTTTAAAAAATGGGAACCGTCATAACGCGGGTATTTTAAAGCCTGATCAAAACGGGAATGGCTTAATCACCTACCAGCTGCCGAAAGACCACACTTTTGATGATATTGGAATTACACTAGAACCGAATACTGGCAACACGCAGCCTAAGGGACAAAAAGTAATGGGGACCTTATAA
- a CDS encoding spermidine synthase, with protein sequence MNQSYSNWWYTRNSIRDYISEEEEPEGEYRIIKKINTPTQRIALVDHKGEMLIYSNGYVMFGTTYDDNLYAEALVHIPMSAASDRKKVLIIGGGGGITTREALRYSEVEKITTLDIDEVMIDFGKNLEPLVKFNKGSMNHPKVQTVVEDGRKFIEDNREKWDVIIIDLPEPTFNSLELSRLYSKEYYSLLKDRLKPGGAISVACSAPSWMPEYFWSIQATLKKAGFYVLPYHNFILEDCEDWAFCLATTSPVKAIDLRNLVPKKFLSRERLKDIVHIPLHFVNTKKIGRVQTDSNTVLAEIVSENDESSSS encoded by the coding sequence GTGAATCAATCATATTCGAATTGGTGGTATACGAGGAATTCTATCAGGGATTATATAAGTGAGGAAGAAGAGCCGGAGGGTGAATACCGCATTATTAAAAAAATTAATACCCCAACCCAAAGGATCGCTCTTGTCGATCATAAAGGTGAAATGTTGATTTATAGCAATGGATATGTCATGTTTGGCACAACATATGATGACAATTTATATGCTGAGGCGTTGGTGCACATTCCAATGTCTGCTGCAAGCGATAGAAAGAAGGTTCTAATCATTGGTGGAGGCGGTGGAATAACGACCCGCGAGGCACTTCGCTATTCTGAAGTAGAGAAAATCACTACGCTCGACATCGATGAAGTGATGATTGATTTTGGCAAAAATTTAGAGCCATTAGTCAAATTTAATAAAGGTTCAATGAATCATCCTAAAGTTCAAACAGTAGTTGAAGACGGCAGAAAATTCATAGAGGATAACAGAGAAAAGTGGGATGTTATTATTATTGACCTTCCCGAGCCAACCTTTAATAGTCTTGAGCTCTCCCGCCTCTACAGCAAAGAGTACTACAGCCTTTTGAAAGACCGTTTAAAACCAGGAGGAGCAATATCTGTAGCTTGTTCTGCTCCATCTTGGATGCCTGAATACTTTTGGAGTATACAGGCAACTCTCAAAAAAGCTGGGTTCTATGTACTGCCATACCATAATTTCATTTTGGAAGACTGTGAAGATTGGGCATTTTGTCTAGCAACAACTTCACCTGTTAAAGCAATAGATTTACGCAATTTAGTTCCAAAAAAGTTCCTGTCACGTGAACGGCTAAAAGACATAGTACACATCCCGCTCCATTTTGTGAATACCAAAAAAATAGGAAGGGTCCAAACAGACAGCAACACGGTTTTGGCTGAAATAGTTAGTGAAAATGATGAGAGCTCGAGTTCATAG
- the speD gene encoding adenosylmethionine decarboxylase, whose product MITSEHQTFGRHIILDAWGIEFEKLNNKDFLKYHMEKAGVICGATILSVDGWAFDPFGVTVMVVLAESHLSIHTYPEKGYAAIDGYTCGDKINPDEAIDYLVSVFKPSKIYKKKIIRGSGPFTISYHSEDE is encoded by the coding sequence GTGATTACATCGGAGCATCAAACATTTGGAAGGCATATTATTTTAGACGCATGGGGAATTGAATTTGAGAAACTAAATAATAAAGATTTTTTAAAATATCATATGGAAAAAGCCGGAGTCATTTGTGGGGCAACTATTTTATCAGTTGACGGCTGGGCATTTGACCCATTTGGAGTAACAGTGATGGTTGTATTAGCAGAAAGCCATTTGTCTATTCATACGTATCCTGAAAAAGGATACGCTGCAATTGATGGATATACTTGTGGAGATAAAATTAATCCAGATGAAGCAATTGACTATTTAGTAAGTGTTTTCAAGCCGAGTAAAATCTATAAGAAAAAAATTATTCGTGGATCTGGTCCCTTTACTATTTCTTATCACTCAGAGGATGAATAA